The following proteins are encoded in a genomic region of Alphaproteobacteria bacterium:
- the murB gene encoding UDP-N-acetylmuramate dehydrogenase: protein MNLNQSTQSFLDRLPQTRGKYRENAELSAMSWFGVGGATDVFFKPEDADDLAFFLKNCPEDIPITIIGVASNLLIRDGGIPGVVIRLGRGFTEITHDSDRNEITAGAAALDINVAKYALMQSMEGLEFLSGIPGTIGGAICMNAGAYGLEIKDCLLYAEAFDRSGTLHRLTPDQLEFTYRHSIAQDQTLFITKACFRAPKIGSPDIIKARMDDITKARELTQPIHTRTGGSTFRNPEGHKAWQLIDKVGGRGYRVGGAHFSDLHCNFIVNDQNASAADIEALGDTIQKRVLEELGIPLMWEIKIIGNTLADDSQSRKDKK, encoded by the coding sequence ATGAACCTTAACCAATCAACACAGTCTTTTTTAGATCGCCTTCCTCAAACACGAGGAAAGTATCGTGAAAATGCAGAGCTTTCTGCAATGAGTTGGTTTGGTGTTGGCGGTGCAACAGATGTTTTCTTTAAGCCTGAGGATGCAGACGATCTTGCTTTTTTCCTTAAAAATTGCCCAGAAGACATTCCGATAACCATCATTGGTGTTGCATCAAACCTTCTGATCCGAGATGGTGGTATCCCAGGTGTTGTCATTCGTCTTGGTCGAGGCTTTACTGAAATCACACACGACTCTGACCGAAATGAAATTACAGCAGGGGCTGCTGCGCTCGATATCAATGTCGCAAAATATGCCTTAATGCAATCGATGGAAGGACTTGAATTTCTATCCGGTATTCCAGGCACCATAGGCGGGGCTATTTGTATGAATGCAGGCGCCTATGGGCTTGAAATCAAAGACTGTTTACTCTATGCAGAAGCATTTGATCGCAGTGGCACCCTCCATCGACTCACTCCAGACCAACTTGAATTTACCTACAGGCACTCAATCGCCCAAGATCAAACACTTTTCATTACAAAAGCCTGCTTCAGAGCCCCCAAAATAGGCTCTCCAGATATTATCAAGGCCCGGATGGATGACATAACCAAAGCGCGTGAATTAACACAACCCATCCACACACGCACTGGCGGATCTACCTTCAGGAACCCAGAGGGCCACAAAGCCTGGCAGCTTATTGATAAAGTAGGTGGACGTGGTTATCGTGTCGGCGGAGCTCATTTCTCTGATTTGCACTGCAACTTCATCGTTAATGATCAGAATGCAAGTGCCGCTGATATAGAAGCATTAGGCGATACCATTCAAAAGCGCGTTTTAGAAGAACTCGGCATTCCGCTCATGTGGGAAATTAAAATCATTGGAAACACTCTTGCAGATGACTCTCAATCAAGAAAGGATAAAAAATGA
- a CDS encoding UDP-N-acetylmuramate--L-alanine ligase, producing the protein MFKKPEDIGIIHFTGIGGIGMSGIAEILFNLGYQIQGSDVNANYNTERLAHLGVKIFIGQKESNIEGAKLVVISSAVRETNPEVKAANAHRIPIIKRAEMLAELMRLKNSIVISGTHGKTTTTALVAQMLDEAKFAPTVVNGGIINSQKTNAWVGKSDWMVVESDESDGSFTTLPSQIVVVTNIDPEHLEHYGNFDNLKSSFDTFVNNIPFYGLAVLCVDHPEVQNMISRIRGRRITTYGFSPQADVRADRIRADENGFVFDVHILDKTSNEADKYHIIKDIHLPMFGTHNVLNALASIAIATELEFSDKTIKSALAQFSGVKRRFTITGKVGGVTIVDDYGHHPVEIAAVLKAARQATKKKIHAIIEPHRYTRISALFDEFCTCCHEADFVYVSDIYAASEDPIKGITKDKLIDGFRQHGHKHVQGFTNPADLAALVGAHCDEGDFILFFGAGNVTKWAHDFPAQYEKYLNTKNISNKKLAS; encoded by the coding sequence ATGTTCAAAAAACCAGAAGATATCGGCATCATCCATTTTACAGGCATCGGCGGCATTGGCATGAGCGGCATTGCCGAAATTCTCTTCAACCTCGGCTATCAAATTCAAGGCAGTGATGTGAATGCAAATTACAACACAGAGCGCCTCGCTCATCTTGGCGTTAAAATTTTTATTGGCCAAAAAGAAAGCAATATCGAAGGCGCAAAACTTGTCGTCATTTCTTCAGCTGTTCGCGAAACAAATCCAGAGGTCAAAGCTGCAAATGCTCACCGCATCCCAATTATTAAACGCGCTGAAATGCTTGCTGAACTCATGCGTCTTAAAAATTCGATTGTAATCAGCGGCACGCACGGTAAAACAACAACAACGGCTCTTGTTGCTCAAATGCTTGATGAAGCAAAATTTGCCCCAACCGTTGTCAATGGCGGCATTATCAATTCTCAAAAAACAAATGCTTGGGTTGGCAAAAGCGATTGGATGGTGGTTGAATCTGATGAGTCTGATGGATCATTTACAACACTCCCATCGCAAATCGTGGTTGTCACAAATATCGATCCAGAACATTTAGAGCATTACGGTAATTTTGACAATTTAAAGTCCTCTTTTGATACTTTTGTCAATAACATCCCTTTCTATGGGCTTGCTGTTCTCTGTGTTGATCACCCTGAGGTTCAAAATATGATCTCACGCATACGTGGTCGCCGCATCACCACTTATGGCTTCAGCCCACAAGCTGATGTCAGGGCTGATCGTATCAGAGCTGATGAAAATGGTTTTGTTTTTGATGTGCATATTTTAGATAAAACATCCAACGAGGCAGATAAATATCATATCATCAAAGACATTCACCTTCCGATGTTTGGAACACACAATGTCCTCAATGCACTTGCTTCAATCGCGATTGCGACAGAACTTGAGTTCAGCGATAAAACAATCAAGTCAGCTCTTGCTCAATTTTCTGGCGTCAAACGTCGCTTCACGATTACAGGCAAAGTGGGTGGCGTTACAATCGTTGATGATTACGGCCATCACCCCGTTGAAATTGCAGCTGTTCTAAAAGCAGCACGACAAGCAACCAAAAAGAAAATTCATGCCATTATTGAACCTCATCGCTATACGCGCATCTCAGCTCTATTTGATGAGTTTTGCACCTGTTGTCACGAAGCAGACTTTGTCTATGTCTCTGACATCTATGCAGCAAGTGAAGATCCAATCAAAGGCATCACAAAAGATAAACTAATTGATGGCTTCCGTCAGCATGGCCACAAACATGTTCAAGGCTTTACAAATCCTGCAGATCTAGCCGCTTTGGTTGGAGCACATTGTGATGAAGGAGACTTTATCCTCTTTTTTGGCGCAGGAAATGTGACAAAATGGGCGCATGATTTCCCAGCTCAATACGAAAAATATCTCAATACAAAAAATATCTCTAATAAAAAACTTGCAAGTTAA
- the murG gene encoding undecaprenyldiphospho-muramoylpentapeptide beta-N-acetylglucosaminyltransferase, which translates to MTQIDRHKIIFLTAGGTGGHMFPAHTLGEKLKEDGYQYVLLTDPRGMVMGKKTGFKSAIRVFSASLRGNIFAKLKGLILIGIGFLQSLYHMIRIKPAMVAGFGGYPTVPVIIAARVLGIPILIHEQNSFLGKANLKLSQFVDKLTVSFPNTEGISPKVATKTAHTGMPVRNDIASLHGQKYYPLDNNSPLNLLILGGSLGAKIFSDIIPEAMSYLPQHYKERIFLTIQVRPENQKEAKTILDKANIHYVMSDFFSNVPQLLSSAHLVISRAGASTIAELTCAGRPSILIPYPKAAEDHQAANARILEKYGAAWVMPEDALTPRSLATRLEALFALPGTLPKAAEAAQRWAHPNAADLLKAEALKIL; encoded by the coding sequence ATGACGCAAATTGATCGACACAAAATCATATTCCTCACCGCAGGCGGCACAGGCGGGCACATGTTTCCTGCCCATACTTTGGGTGAAAAACTCAAGGAAGATGGCTACCAATATGTTCTCTTAACTGATCCACGCGGCATGGTCATGGGGAAAAAAACGGGCTTTAAAAGTGCGATCCGGGTCTTTTCAGCCTCTTTACGTGGAAATATCTTTGCAAAACTCAAAGGATTGATTCTCATTGGTATTGGTTTTCTACAGTCTCTTTATCACATGATCAGAATCAAACCAGCTATGGTTGCAGGTTTTGGGGGATACCCAACCGTTCCAGTCATCATCGCAGCTCGAGTTTTGGGCATTCCGATTCTTATTCATGAACAAAATTCATTTCTTGGCAAAGCGAACCTCAAACTTTCTCAATTTGTTGATAAGCTCACTGTCTCCTTCCCAAATACTGAGGGTATCTCACCCAAAGTAGCCACAAAAACAGCACATACTGGCATGCCTGTCCGGAACGATATTGCAAGTCTTCATGGACAAAAATACTATCCACTCGACAATAATTCACCACTCAATCTTCTCATTCTTGGTGGCAGTCTCGGTGCCAAAATATTCTCAGATATTATTCCTGAAGCCATGAGTTATCTACCGCAACATTACAAGGAACGCATCTTTTTAACCATTCAGGTCCGTCCCGAAAATCAAAAAGAAGCCAAAACCATTCTCGATAAGGCAAATATTCACTATGTGATGAGCGACTTTTTTAGCAATGTCCCGCAATTGCTCTCATCTGCCCATTTGGTTATATCGCGCGCTGGCGCATCGACAATTGCTGAACTAACCTGTGCTGGCAGGCCTTCAATCCTCATTCCTTACCCAAAAGCTGCTGAAGACCATCAAGCTGCTAATGCTCGCATTCTTGAAAAATACGGTGCAGCATGGGTTATGCCAGAAGATGCACTCACACCCAGGTCTCTTGCAACAAGACTTGAAGCACTTTTTGCACTACCTGGAACACTTCCTAAAGCTGCAGAGGCGGCTCAAAGATGGGCACATCCTAACGCCGCAGATTTACTGAAAGCGGAAGCCTTAAAAATTCTCTAG
- a CDS encoding AAA family ATPase yields MSKIQEIIGRIHEQEALKKTFNSQQAEFIAIYGRRRVGKTFLVRQFFTSHKHIIKEAPIFLYVTGTKNGSLQDQISNFTQELGKAFYAGAPIETKETWRDSLQTLSLAIQNVPPHKKIILFFDEFPWLVTPNSNLLQTLEYYWNHHWSRDPRIKLIICGSSAGWILKHIVNNKGGLYNRVTKAIHLQPFNLYETAAYLKSRKIQLNEHQIVHLYMVLGGIPFYLSQIEPGLSAAQNVERLAFKNNGFLIREFSNLYATLFEESQTHIELTRTISKHPYGIGQEELIKSIPHISSGGRITQWLSDLENAGFIIRLKPFLNKKKGIFYKLIDEYSLFYFRWIEPIKDSLLEQGMRSSYWKNLQNTPAWNSWIGYAFESLCYKHIPQISKGLDLSPTAVPYTWRYAPSKKIQEQTEKTDESRGAQIDLLFDRDDDSITICEIKYTSAPYTIDKKSADQLKQRLKVFKTVTRTKKHLFLSIISANGLKESIYSTEYVSSSIDLTALFHKLPTD; encoded by the coding sequence ATGTCAAAAATACAAGAAATCATAGGTAGAATTCATGAACAGGAAGCCCTCAAAAAGACTTTTAATTCACAACAAGCTGAATTTATAGCCATCTATGGACGAAGGCGAGTCGGCAAAACCTTTTTGGTTCGCCAATTTTTTACAAGCCATAAGCATATCATAAAAGAGGCACCAATTTTCTTATATGTGACAGGCACAAAAAACGGATCCCTGCAGGATCAAATCTCCAACTTCACCCAAGAGCTTGGCAAAGCGTTCTACGCTGGCGCACCCATAGAAACTAAGGAGACCTGGCGAGACTCTCTCCAAACTTTGTCTCTCGCTATTCAAAATGTGCCACCTCACAAAAAAATCATTCTCTTTTTTGATGAATTCCCCTGGCTTGTCACGCCCAATTCTAACCTTCTGCAAACATTAGAATATTATTGGAACCATCATTGGTCGCGCGATCCACGCATTAAATTGATCATCTGCGGCTCATCTGCAGGGTGGATTCTCAAACATATCGTCAATAACAAGGGTGGGCTTTATAATCGTGTGACTAAGGCAATTCACTTGCAGCCCTTTAATCTATATGAAACAGCAGCCTATTTGAAATCGCGCAAAATACAATTAAATGAACATCAAATTGTTCATCTGTACATGGTCCTAGGGGGTATTCCCTTCTACCTGTCTCAAATAGAACCAGGCTTGTCTGCAGCTCAAAATGTTGAACGACTTGCCTTTAAAAATAATGGCTTCTTAATCAGAGAATTTTCAAACCTCTATGCAACGCTTTTTGAAGAATCGCAAACTCATATTGAGCTCACTCGTACTATATCCAAACACCCCTATGGTATTGGACAAGAAGAGTTGATCAAATCCATCCCTCATATTTCGAGCGGTGGACGGATCACACAATGGTTATCCGATCTTGAAAATGCTGGCTTTATTATTCGTTTAAAACCGTTTCTAAACAAAAAGAAAGGCATTTTCTACAAGCTCATTGATGAATATAGCCTATTTTATTTCCGCTGGATTGAGCCCATTAAGGATTCGCTTTTAGAACAAGGAATGAGGTCCAGTTATTGGAAAAACCTTCAAAACACACCCGCATGGAACAGTTGGATTGGGTATGCTTTTGAATCGCTTTGCTATAAGCACATCCCTCAAATCAGTAAGGGCCTGGATCTCAGCCCAACGGCGGTACCCTATACTTGGCGCTATGCTCCTAGCAAGAAGATTCAGGAACAGACGGAAAAGACTGATGAAAGTCGCGGCGCCCAAATTGATCTACTCTTTGACAGAGATGACGACAGCATCACTATCTGTGAAATCAAGTACACCTCCGCCCCTTACACTATTGATAAAAAATCTGCTGATCAACTAAAGCAACGGCTAAAAGTCTTCAAAACTGTCACGCGCACAAAGAAGCATCTTTTCTTATCAATAATTAGTGCAAATGGCCTTAAGGAGTCAATTTACTCAACAGAATATGTCTCCAGCTCAATAGATCTAACAGCTCTCTTTCATAAACTGCCGACAGATTAA
- a CDS encoding metal ABC transporter permease, with product MISLDSFLQIDLPAMIASLLVCLSCGIGGNFLVLRKQSLLSDSLAHSVLPGIVMGFVLSGTREVAPLFLGALISALTAAFLIERLRQKTILESGTIMGIVYTSFFALGVLLIAQSAAKKVDLDLDCVLFGQIEYIFWLGPKDWADLGDPSIWANFPREIMTLLGVFTLIILFVSFFWKELKLTTFDSGWCHTIGLNPKFYHFGLIFILSLAIIASFEAVGSMVVVALIICPAASAKLLSRSFGSQMFLCICFSILAALLGYATASLLPILLKMPHALSASGMIATMSGVLFVCAFLYSRMSNFRSL from the coding sequence ATGATCTCACTTGATTCATTCTTGCAGATTGATCTTCCGGCTATGATTGCTTCTTTGCTTGTCTGTCTCTCCTGCGGCATTGGGGGTAACTTCCTGGTTCTCAGAAAACAAAGCCTCCTCAGTGACAGCCTTGCCCACTCTGTTTTACCTGGCATTGTGATGGGTTTTGTTCTCTCTGGTACAAGAGAAGTCGCCCCCCTCTTTTTAGGTGCTCTCATCAGCGCTCTCACAGCGGCTTTTTTGATTGAAAGGCTCCGCCAAAAAACCATTCTCGAGAGTGGCACTATCATGGGCATTGTTTATACAAGCTTTTTTGCCTTAGGCGTTTTACTCATCGCTCAAAGCGCTGCCAAAAAAGTTGACCTTGATTTGGACTGCGTCCTTTTTGGCCAGATTGAATATATTTTCTGGCTAGGTCCAAAGGATTGGGCTGATTTGGGTGACCCAAGCATATGGGCTAATTTTCCAAGAGAAATCATGACGCTCCTCGGCGTTTTCACCTTAATTATTTTGTTTGTAAGCTTCTTCTGGAAAGAGCTCAAACTCACAACCTTTGATTCCGGTTGGTGTCATACAATAGGCTTGAATCCAAAATTCTATCACTTTGGCCTTATTTTTATTCTATCTCTTGCCATTATCGCTTCTTTTGAAGCTGTGGGATCAATGGTCGTTGTCGCCCTTATCATTTGCCCTGCAGCGAGTGCCAAACTCCTCAGCCGCTCATTCGGATCACAAATGTTTTTATGCATTTGTTTTAGTATTCTTGCTGCTCTTTTGGGATATGCAACAGCATCTCTCCTCCCCATCCTCCTCAAAATGCCCCATGCTTTGAGTGCTTCTGGCATGATTGCAACCATGAGCGGAGTTCTGTTTGTCTGTGCATTTTTATATTCCAGAATGTCAAATTTCCGCTCCTTGTAG